The following are encoded in a window of Rubellicoccus peritrichatus genomic DNA:
- a CDS encoding serine protease: MKSLLIKVSFVLASLCGCATWSEVGPKAKSNSLARAEVSEVDGEPVDVFLNSRMADVIIGLEISEVSYSEDGRLRLKPKRVSASETEFNLGSAVAISSDGYFLTAAHNVGGGHPVWLVSKSRADPYFGKARVVWTMEKADVALLHIEAQPSQFCMLAEALPQPDSMVILGGHRWGNSAGRVVGITPQETGIDSFIEIEHNAPMVKGDSGGPLIDSQGRLLGINHAWTTDHLWPRYHSTIATAVTDLALRRIIEKDAAQQLIQSEATPL; this comes from the coding sequence ATGAAATCGCTCCTTATTAAAGTGTCATTTGTGCTAGCCTCTCTTTGTGGATGTGCTACATGGTCGGAGGTTGGCCCTAAGGCGAAGTCAAACTCTCTGGCGCGTGCGGAGGTGTCTGAAGTAGATGGAGAACCAGTCGATGTGTTCTTAAATTCCAGGATGGCTGATGTGATTATCGGGCTGGAGATTTCCGAAGTCAGCTACTCGGAGGACGGAAGACTGCGATTAAAACCGAAACGTGTTTCGGCTTCTGAAACGGAGTTCAACCTTGGCTCGGCAGTTGCTATCTCTTCCGATGGTTACTTTCTGACTGCGGCGCACAATGTTGGTGGCGGGCACCCAGTTTGGCTGGTTAGCAAGTCCAGGGCAGATCCTTATTTCGGAAAAGCCCGGGTTGTCTGGACGATGGAAAAGGCAGATGTAGCGCTGCTTCATATCGAAGCCCAGCCATCACAATTCTGCATGCTGGCAGAAGCTCTCCCTCAGCCGGATTCGATGGTGATCTTGGGAGGTCACCGTTGGGGAAACTCCGCCGGGCGCGTCGTCGGGATCACACCACAGGAGACGGGTATTGATTCCTTTATCGAGATCGAACACAACGCCCCCATGGTGAAAGGCGACAGCGGCGGGCCTTTGATCGATTCACAAGGTCGTCTCCTCGGTATCAATCATGCTTGGACAACCGATCACCTTTGGCCAAGGTATCATTCTACCATCGCAACAGCTGTTACCGATTTGGCACTCCGAAGGATCATCGAGAAAGATGCTGCTCAACAACTGATACAATCGGAAGCCACCCCACTATAG
- a CDS encoding SRPBCC domain-containing protein — MEHIPSIKYQTFIAASPDKVYRAIATGSGWDDWFTTKATIHLEEMSYDFYWENFGGGRETVSQNGRIIHAEHNRKFGLEWQTAEDGNRTIANFVLTPHGTGTLVELEESGYTWSEKDIRVSLICAGGWGEALTLLKFYLEHGITYGDVPESIDGSKH, encoded by the coding sequence ATGGAGCACATACCTTCAATCAAATATCAGACCTTCATCGCGGCATCCCCCGATAAGGTTTACAGAGCTATTGCAACGGGGTCTGGTTGGGATGACTGGTTTACGACTAAAGCGACAATTCATTTGGAGGAGATGTCCTACGATTTCTACTGGGAGAACTTCGGCGGAGGTCGAGAAACGGTCTCTCAGAATGGCCGGATCATTCATGCCGAACATAATCGCAAATTTGGTCTGGAGTGGCAAACTGCTGAGGACGGAAATCGCACGATTGCCAATTTCGTCTTAACCCCTCATGGCACAGGCACTCTAGTTGAGCTGGAAGAGAGTGGTTATACGTGGAGTGAAAAAGATATTCGAGTCTCTTTGATTTGTGCGGGCGGATGGGGAGAGGCGCTGACGTTACTCAAGTTTTATCTGGAGCACGGAATAACTTATGGAGACGTTCCGGAGAGTATTGACGGATCCAAACACTAA
- a CDS encoding VOC family protein, which yields MSNPVSYFEIPVQDMNRAIAFYSSTFGLTFERKSLDGNDMALFPSEPMREGATGALAKGDSYTPSRRGARLYFSTSDIDGTIRRAIDAGGKLIYPKTDTGDYGLVAEFEDSEGNCIALHMRKQ from the coding sequence ATGAGTAATCCTGTATCCTACTTCGAGATCCCTGTTCAGGATATGAATCGGGCAATCGCATTTTACTCAAGCACGTTTGGTCTGACCTTCGAAAGGAAGAGCCTCGACGGTAACGATATGGCACTGTTTCCATCTGAGCCAATGAGAGAAGGGGCCACAGGTGCCTTGGCAAAGGGAGATAGCTACACGCCCTCTCGACGTGGAGCGCGGCTTTACTTCTCAACCTCAGACATTGATGGCACAATACGAAGGGCCATTGATGCGGGTGGAAAGCTTATCTACCCCAAGACCGACACTGGAGATTATGGGCTTGTCGCAGAGTTCGAAGATTCAGAGGGAAACTGTATCGCGCTTCACATGAGAAAGCAATGA